Proteins from a single region of Phormidium ambiguum IAM M-71:
- a CDS encoding PspA/IM30 family protein — translation MGLIDRMMRVIKANVNDLISKNEDPEKILEQTVLEMQEDLIQLRQAVAAAIATKKRTERDVKNAEAHADTWYSRAQLALEKDNEQLAREALVRRKSYWETVQALQGQLTSQDTIITKLKQDLRILEGKIAEARMKKDMYIARVRSAQAAAKMNELMDRYNPSGTLKAFERMEEKILQLEARSEVIENMGSRELENKFAALERGNDVDAELAQMKQRITGVSDPDRSLPAKKLGFDAE, via the coding sequence ATGGGATTGATCGATCGCATGATGCGCGTAATTAAGGCAAATGTAAATGATTTAATTAGTAAGAACGAAGATCCGGAAAAGATTCTCGAACAAACTGTTCTGGAAATGCAGGAAGATTTGATTCAGCTAAGGCAAGCAGTGGCAGCGGCGATTGCGACGAAAAAACGCACGGAACGAGATGTGAAAAATGCGGAAGCTCATGCTGATACTTGGTATAGTCGGGCGCAGTTGGCGTTAGAAAAGGACAATGAGCAATTAGCTAGAGAAGCTTTAGTTCGACGTAAATCTTACTGGGAAACTGTTCAAGCATTGCAAGGGCAACTGACTTCGCAAGATACTATTATTACTAAGCTGAAGCAAGACTTGAGAATTTTGGAGGGCAAGATTGCTGAGGCAAGAATGAAAAAAGATATGTATATTGCGCGGGTGCGATCGGCCCAAGCAGCGGCAAAAATGAATGAGTTAATGGATAGATATAATCCTAGTGGGACGTTAAAAGCTTTTGAGCGGATGGAAGAGAAAATTCTCCAATTGGAAGCCCGCTCAGAGGTAATTGAAAATATGGGAAGTCGAGAATTAGAAAATAAGTTTGCGGCTTTGGAAAGGGGAAATGATGTTGATGCTGAGTTAGCCCAAATGAAGCAAAGAATTACTGGTGTCAGCGATCCCGATCGATCTTTGCCTGCCAAAAAGTTAGGTTTTGATGCAGAATAA
- a CDS encoding PspA/IM30 family protein: protein MGLFDRISRVVRANLNDVVSKAEDPEKILEQSIIDMQEDLVQLRQAVAQAIATQKRTQQQYNQAQSEANNWQQRAQLALSKGDENLAREALVRKKSQTETATALKATLDQQTGQVDTLKRNLIALESKISEAKTKKDMLKSRIAAAKAQEQLQNAVGKLGTSTAMGAFERMEEKVLMMEARAQSAQELTGTNLEQQFAALEAGSDVDDELMAMKAQLAGSAPNQAALPGTTQSTTTPTSTPSNSAVDKDLEELKRQMDQL, encoded by the coding sequence ATGGGATTGTTTGATCGCATTAGCCGAGTAGTTCGAGCCAATCTGAACGATGTAGTCAGTAAGGCGGAAGACCCAGAAAAAATTCTAGAACAGTCAATTATTGATATGCAGGAAGACCTGGTGCAGTTGCGTCAAGCAGTTGCTCAGGCGATCGCCACGCAAAAACGCACCCAACAACAGTATAATCAAGCTCAAAGCGAAGCGAATAACTGGCAACAACGGGCACAGCTGGCTTTAAGTAAGGGTGATGAAAATCTGGCTAGGGAAGCTTTAGTACGGAAAAAGTCTCAGACTGAAACTGCTACCGCTCTAAAAGCTACTTTAGATCAGCAAACAGGTCAAGTAGATACCCTGAAGCGGAATTTGATTGCTTTGGAAAGTAAGATTTCTGAAGCTAAAACTAAAAAGGATATGCTCAAATCCCGGATTGCTGCGGCTAAGGCGCAAGAGCAATTACAAAATGCCGTTGGTAAGCTGGGTACAAGCACAGCAATGGGTGCTTTTGAGCGGATGGAAGAGAAAGTGCTGATGATGGAAGCGCGTGCTCAGTCGGCGCAAGAATTAACTGGTACTAATTTAGAACAGCAATTTGCCGCTTTGGAAGCTGGTAGCGATGTGGATGATGAGTTAATGGCAATGAAAGCTCAGTTGGCTGGCTCTGCGCCAAATCAAGCAGCGTTACCTGGTACTACTCAATCTACCACTACTCCTACTAGCACTCCATCAAATTCGGCTGTTGATAAGGATTTGGAAGAACTCAAAAGACAAATGGATCAACTATAA
- a CDS encoding BrnA antitoxin family protein: MSISPKRLEELKNIPEDAIDTSDIPELDANFWSKAKLVKPITKTAISIRVDSDVLDWFKSQGKGYQSLMNAVLRSYVEHQKD; this comes from the coding sequence ATGAGTATCTCGCCGAAACGACTTGAAGAATTAAAAAATATCCCAGAAGATGCCATTGATACATCTGATATTCCTGAGTTAGATGCAAATTTTTGGTCAAAAGCCAAATTAGTGAAACCTATTACTAAAACAGCCATTTCTATCAGGGTTGATAGCGATGTTTTAGATTGGTTTAAAAGCCAAGGAAAGGGTTATCAATCTTTGATGAATGCTGTTCTGCGATCTTATGTTGAACATCAAAAGGATTAA
- a CDS encoding type II toxin-antitoxin system RelE family toxin, which translates to MTDYILLKAAQRYLERMQPDDQIRIINALDTLISNPTVLDIKSLKGRPELRLRVGKYRVLFREDTENQLYVVTAIGSRGDVYK; encoded by the coding sequence TTGACTGATTATATTCTCCTGAAAGCAGCGCAGCGTTATCTGGAACGAATGCAACCAGATGACCAAATTCGGATTATAAATGCTTTAGATACTTTAATTAGCAATCCTACTGTACTTGATATTAAGTCATTAAAAGGTCGTCCTGAGTTACGGTTGCGGGTAGGTAAATATCGCGTATTGTTTAGAGAAGATACGGAGAATCAATTATATGTTGTTACGGCTATTGGTTCTCGTGGAGATGTATATAAATAG
- a CDS encoding magnesium chelatase subunit H yields MFTHVKSTIRRITPDNLKGRSLLKVVYVVLEPQYQSTLSAAVNSINKNNPDLAIEISGYLIEELRDRENYEDFQRDIADANVFIASLIFIEDLAEKVVAAVEPHRDNLDVAVVFPSMPQVMRLNKMGSFSMAQLGQSKSAIAQFMRKRKEKSGSGFQEGMLKLLQTLPKVLKYLPMDKAQDARNFMLSFQYWLGGSSENLENFLLMLADKYVFKGEQKLKFQDPVTYPDMGIWHPMAPTMFEDVKEYFNWYNSRKDISADLKDPLAPCVGLVLQRTHLVTRDDAHYVAIVQELEAMGARVIPIFAGGLDFSKPVDAYFGGTVNGNAASAIVDVVISLTGFALVGGPARQDHPKAIESLKRLNRPYMVALPLVFQTTEEWQDSDLGLHPIQVALQIAIPELDGAIEPIILSGRDGATGKAIALQDRIEAISQRALKWAKLRRKPKLDKKIAITVFSFPPDKGNVGTAAYLDVFGSIYEVMKALKQNGYDLPELPESAEKLMQEVIHDAQAQYSTPELNIAYRMSVPEYEELTPYSERLHENWGPPPGHLNSDGQNLLIYGKEFGNVFIGVQPTFGYEGDPMRLLFSRSASPHHGFAAYYTYLERLWKADAVLHFGTHGSLEFMPGKQMGMSGECYPDNLIGTIPNIYYYAANNPSEATIAKRRSYAETISYLTPPAENAGLYKGLKELSELIGSYQTLKDSGRGIQIVNTIVDKCRLVNLDKDIELPETDAKDMSAEERDNIVGLVYRKLMEIESRLLPCGLHVIGKPPSAEEAIATLVNIASLDRNEEEILSLPRIIANSIGRNIDEIYVNSDKGVLEDVQLLQEITLATRAAVAALVKEQTDADGRVSLVSKLNFFNMGKKEPWIEALQQAGYPKVDSDAIKPLFEYLEFCLKQVCADNELGALLKALEGEYVLPGPGGDPIRNPDVLPTGKNIHALDPQSIPTAAAVKAAKIVVDRLLARQREELGSWPETIACVLWGTDNIKTYGESLAQIMWMVGVTPIPDSLGRVNKLQLIPLEELGRPRIDVVVNCSGVFRDLFINQMNLLDQAIKMAAEAEEPLEMNFVRKHALQQAEEMGINLRQAATRVFSNASGSYSSNINLAVENSTWENEAELQEMYLNRKSFAFSADNPGMMEESRKIFESSLKTAEVTFQNLDSSEISLTDVSHYYDSDPTKVVAKLRGDGKTPVSYIADTTTANAQVRTLSETVRLDARTKLLNPKWYEGMLSHGYEGVRELSKRLVNTMGWSATAGAVDNWIYEDANSTFIKDEEMRQRLMNLNPHSFRKVVTTLLEANGRGYWETNDSNLDLLRQLYQEVEDRIEGVE; encoded by the coding sequence ATGTTTACCCACGTCAAGTCCACCATTCGACGCATTACACCAGACAACCTGAAGGGGCGGTCTTTACTCAAGGTGGTCTATGTCGTGCTTGAGCCGCAGTATCAGAGTACATTATCAGCGGCAGTGAATTCGATTAACAAAAATAACCCTGATTTGGCGATTGAAATTAGCGGTTATTTAATCGAAGAGTTGCGCGATCGAGAAAACTATGAGGATTTTCAACGCGATATTGCCGATGCTAATGTCTTTATCGCTTCGTTGATTTTTATTGAAGATTTGGCAGAAAAAGTTGTTGCTGCTGTGGAACCACACCGCGATAATTTAGATGTCGCTGTGGTCTTTCCTTCGATGCCACAAGTGATGCGCCTAAATAAAATGGGCAGCTTTTCAATGGCACAGTTGGGACAGTCAAAAAGTGCGATCGCTCAATTCATGCGGAAGCGCAAAGAAAAATCAGGTTCCGGTTTCCAAGAAGGAATGCTGAAATTGTTGCAAACTCTGCCCAAAGTCCTGAAATATTTACCAATGGACAAAGCGCAGGATGCGAGAAACTTCATGCTTAGTTTCCAATATTGGCTAGGCGGTTCTTCAGAAAACCTAGAAAACTTTCTGCTGATGTTAGCAGATAAATATGTTTTCAAAGGCGAGCAAAAACTGAAATTTCAAGACCCCGTTACTTATCCCGATATGGGAATTTGGCATCCAATGGCACCGACAATGTTTGAGGATGTCAAAGAATATTTCAACTGGTATAACAGTCGGAAAGATATTTCTGCGGACTTAAAAGATCCCTTAGCTCCTTGCGTGGGTTTAGTGCTACAAAGAACTCACTTAGTAACTCGTGATGATGCCCATTATGTAGCAATAGTCCAAGAATTGGAAGCGATGGGCGCAAGAGTTATTCCTATCTTTGCGGGTGGTTTAGATTTCTCCAAACCAGTTGATGCTTATTTTGGCGGAACGGTGAATGGAAATGCTGCTTCGGCAATAGTAGATGTGGTGATTTCCTTAACAGGTTTTGCTTTAGTTGGCGGCCCTGCCAGACAAGATCATCCGAAAGCGATCGAATCACTAAAACGGTTAAATCGCCCTTATATGGTGGCGTTACCTTTGGTGTTCCAAACTACCGAAGAATGGCAAGATAGCGATTTAGGTTTGCACCCAATTCAGGTGGCGTTGCAGATAGCAATTCCTGAGTTAGATGGTGCGATCGAACCGATTATTTTGTCGGGAAGAGATGGGGCGACTGGAAAGGCGATCGCACTACAAGACCGCATCGAAGCAATTTCCCAACGCGCATTAAAATGGGCAAAATTACGCCGCAAACCCAAATTAGATAAAAAAATTGCCATCACGGTTTTCAGCTTTCCACCTGATAAAGGCAACGTGGGAACCGCAGCATATTTAGATGTTTTCGGTTCAATTTATGAGGTAATGAAAGCCCTCAAACAAAACGGTTACGACTTGCCAGAATTACCCGAATCAGCGGAAAAACTGATGCAAGAAGTAATCCACGATGCCCAAGCACAATACAGCACTCCCGAACTAAATATTGCCTATCGGATGTCGGTGCCAGAATATGAAGAATTGACACCTTATTCCGAAAGATTGCATGAAAATTGGGGACCCCCACCAGGACATTTAAATAGTGACGGACAAAACCTATTAATTTACGGCAAAGAGTTCGGAAATGTCTTCATTGGCGTGCAACCAACTTTCGGTTATGAAGGCGATCCAATGCGTTTGCTGTTCTCTCGTTCCGCCAGTCCCCATCACGGTTTTGCCGCTTATTACACCTATTTAGAAAGGTTGTGGAAAGCTGATGCGGTGTTGCATTTTGGCACTCACGGATCGTTGGAATTCATGCCAGGAAAACAAATGGGAATGTCGGGAGAATGTTATCCAGACAACCTAATTGGCACAATTCCAAATATTTACTATTACGCTGCGAATAACCCCAGCGAAGCAACAATTGCCAAACGTCGGAGTTATGCCGAAACTATCAGTTACCTAACACCACCTGCGGAAAATGCCGGACTTTATAAAGGGTTAAAAGAACTAAGCGAATTAATCGGTTCTTACCAAACTTTAAAAGATTCCGGTCGGGGTATTCAAATTGTGAATACGATCGTCGATAAATGCCGTTTGGTGAATTTGGATAAAGACATTGAATTGCCAGAAACAGATGCCAAGGATATGTCTGCCGAAGAACGGGATAATATCGTCGGTTTGGTGTATCGCAAACTGATGGAAATTGAATCGCGGTTGTTACCTTGTGGGTTGCACGTCATTGGAAAACCGCCTAGTGCAGAGGAAGCGATCGCAACTTTAGTAAACATCGCCTCCTTAGACAGAAACGAAGAAGAAATCCTCAGCTTACCCCGAATTATTGCTAACAGCATTGGACGCAACATTGATGAGATTTATGTTAATAGCGACAAAGGCGTTTTAGAAGACGTTCAGCTATTACAAGAAATCACCCTCGCTACTCGCGCCGCTGTTGCTGCTTTAGTCAAAGAACAAACCGATGCTGATGGCAGAGTTTCCCTAGTTTCTAAGTTGAATTTCTTCAACATGGGTAAGAAAGAACCTTGGATCGAAGCATTACAACAAGCAGGTTATCCCAAGGTAGATTCCGATGCAATTAAACCCTTGTTTGAATACTTGGAATTCTGCTTAAAACAAGTTTGCGCTGATAACGAATTAGGCGCATTGTTAAAAGCATTAGAAGGCGAATATGTATTACCGGGACCCGGTGGAGATCCAATTCGTAACCCCGATGTTTTGCCAACAGGTAAAAACATTCACGCCTTAGATCCCCAATCAATTCCTACAGCAGCAGCAGTGAAAGCAGCCAAAATTGTTGTTGACAGATTGTTGGCAAGACAAAGAGAAGAACTTGGCAGTTGGCCCGAAACAATTGCTTGCGTACTTTGGGGAACTGACAACATCAAAACTTATGGCGAATCTCTCGCCCAAATTATGTGGATGGTGGGTGTAACACCCATTCCTGATTCATTAGGAAGAGTGAATAAATTACAACTAATTCCTTTAGAAGAATTAGGTCGTCCCAGAATTGATGTTGTAGTGAATTGTTCCGGTGTATTCCGCGATTTGTTCATCAACCAAATGAATCTGCTAGACCAAGCAATTAAGATGGCAGCAGAAGCAGAAGAACCATTAGAAATGAACTTTGTTCGCAAACACGCATTGCAGCAAGCAGAAGAAATGGGAATCAACTTGCGTCAAGCTGCAACTCGCGTATTTTCTAACGCTTCCGGTTCCTATTCTTCTAACATCAACCTAGCAGTAGAAAACAGCACTTGGGAAAACGAAGCAGAGTTACAGGAAATGTACCTCAACCGCAAATCTTTCGCCTTCAGTGCAGATAATCCTGGGATGATGGAAGAGTCAAGAAAGATTTTTGAATCTTCCTTAAAAACTGCGGAAGTAACTTTCCAAAACCTCGATTCTTCCGAGATTAGCTTAACAGACGTTTCCCATTATTACGATTCCGACCCGACCAAAGTTGTCGCTAAGTTGCGCGGTGATGGTAAGACACCAGTATCCTACATTGCTGATACCACAACCGCCAATGCACAGGTGCGGACACTATCAGAAACCGTGCGTTTAGATGCGCGTACCAAACTGTTAAATCCCAAGTGGTACGAAGGTATGCTTTCTCACGGTTATGAAGGTGTGCGGGAACTCTCCAAACGTTTAGTAAATACGATGGGTTGGAGTGCAACTGCTGGCGCTGTGGATAACTGGATTTATGAGGATGCTAACAGCACTTTCATCAAAGATGAAGAAATGCGTCAGCGTTTAATGAATTTAAATCCCCATTCTTTCCGCAAAGTTGTAACTACTTTGTTAGAAGCGAATGGTCGTGGTTATTGGGAAACAAATGATAGCAATTTGGATTTGTTGCGCCAGTTGTACCAGGAGGTTGAAGATCGAATTGAAGGCGTAGAATAG
- a CDS encoding BrnT family toxin, which translates to MLFEWDEDKNAQNLRKHGISFEEAQEIFDGIVFTAIDERFDYGEIREISIGAIQGVVIVTVVHTERNGAIRIISARKATRQERKTYYEYLAETT; encoded by the coding sequence ATGCTGTTTGAATGGGATGAAGACAAAAACGCCCAAAATCTGAGGAAACATGGCATTAGCTTTGAAGAAGCGCAAGAAATATTTGACGGAATTGTTTTTACCGCTATTGATGAGCGTTTCGACTACGGAGAAATCCGAGAAATTAGTATCGGTGCAATACAGGGCGTGGTTATCGTCACCGTAGTACATACTGAAAGAAATGGAGCAATCCGCATTATCTCTGCCAGAAAAGCCACTCGACAAGAAAGAAAAACCTACTATGAGTATCTCGCCGAAACGACTTGA
- a CDS encoding ATP-binding protein, translating to MTNALKEELSKQESGQIRSNIERIISSYRHVWDIYTELLQNSADAIIENFGEENIGKGKIKLEIFPNERKIIITDNGIGIEESEISKILVTGKSLKRERNVGKFGFMGYGFTFVAFQSDYLKIESIKDKLKSSRTYRDLYRFVYSRSDIPNSEEEEFGDKAEKVSDENGTKITIQFPQQFPDEVVEEALAATFRIAQSDEMIIAVLRTRSIVGMLDPVFSKSDCFEFSLKINNRHIEAKTGYLTIREVVKSVLNSDSQFYDRITQYEQLVQATSVLPITAQELARKAIVLEEKIDNIKIGKRNPLDARIIISATSKSHINQFNERFRNQDDISFDFELQHGLWLSICGMPVGICLDSFDHSNYLPYTVIVDIKDKTIRKELDAGRKGISAYRMNQIANTVLEILKERNFIKYRRYIVGGSDSRISNPLYDPRKELNDKLKEKTWFKSDLTQNYLPPLEEQEVVSLFVELVAKGALKGYCLKVLSGYQVYDGLYEYSLEQAHEVEYSEKNKLGIHRNIFNSNGGSLRKEILIEFKKNLNEIYRDINSNKKDISHIDILVCWNVDFDNKEKLQKDKGDVLTEKDVTTNVFYGVTHQLIGSARQQALPIIELKKILEIILNYQGKII from the coding sequence ATGACTAATGCTTTAAAAGAAGAATTATCAAAACAAGAATCAGGTCAAATACGTTCTAATATTGAAAGGATAATATCTAGTTACAGGCACGTATGGGATATTTATACAGAACTTTTACAAAATAGTGCTGATGCAATAATTGAAAATTTTGGAGAGGAGAACATTGGCAAAGGAAAAATTAAATTAGAAATTTTTCCAAACGAACGTAAAATAATCATTACGGATAATGGTATTGGAATAGAAGAGTCGGAAATCTCAAAAATACTTGTAACTGGGAAATCGTTGAAAAGAGAGCGCAATGTGGGAAAATTTGGTTTTATGGGGTATGGTTTTACGTTCGTAGCTTTTCAAAGCGATTATCTGAAAATAGAGAGTATTAAAGATAAACTAAAGTCATCTAGAACATATAGAGATTTATATAGGTTTGTGTATTCACGTTCAGACATACCTAACTCTGAGGAGGAAGAATTTGGAGATAAAGCCGAAAAAGTTAGCGATGAAAATGGTACAAAAATTACTATTCAATTTCCACAACAATTTCCTGATGAAGTAGTAGAAGAAGCTCTTGCGGCTACGTTCAGAATAGCACAATCTGATGAAATGATTATCGCCGTTCTTAGAACTCGTTCTATTGTTGGTATGTTAGACCCTGTTTTTAGTAAAAGTGATTGTTTTGAATTTAGCTTGAAAATCAATAACAGGCACATAGAAGCCAAGACTGGCTATTTAACTATTAGAGAAGTAGTTAAATCCGTACTCAATAGCGATAGCCAATTTTATGATCGAATTACTCAATACGAGCAACTGGTTCAAGCAACATCTGTACTACCAATTACAGCTCAAGAATTAGCTAGGAAAGCTATTGTTTTAGAAGAAAAAATTGACAATATAAAAATTGGGAAAAGAAACCCTTTGGATGCTAGAATTATTATTTCTGCAACTAGTAAGTCTCATATTAATCAATTTAATGAACGCTTTAGAAATCAAGATGATATATCATTTGATTTTGAGTTACAACACGGTTTGTGGTTATCAATTTGTGGTATGCCTGTAGGTATTTGCTTAGACTCCTTTGATCATAGTAATTATCTTCCTTATACAGTAATTGTCGATATAAAAGACAAAACGATTAGAAAAGAATTAGATGCCGGGAGAAAAGGTATTAGCGCGTACAGAATGAATCAAATTGCTAATACAGTTTTAGAAATCTTAAAAGAAAGAAACTTTATTAAGTATCGCCGTTACATCGTTGGTGGTAGTGATAGTAGGATTAGCAATCCTCTTTACGATCCTAGAAAAGAACTGAACGATAAATTAAAAGAAAAAACTTGGTTTAAGTCGGATTTGACTCAAAATTATCTTCCTCCCTTAGAAGAACAGGAAGTTGTCAGCCTTTTTGTAGAGTTAGTTGCAAAAGGAGCTTTAAAAGGTTATTGCCTTAAAGTCCTATCTGGTTATCAAGTTTATGATGGGCTTTACGAATATAGTTTAGAGCAAGCACATGAAGTAGAGTATTCAGAAAAAAATAAACTAGGAATCCATAGAAACATTTTTAATTCAAATGGAGGAAGCTTAAGAAAAGAAATTTTAATAGAATTTAAAAAGAACTTAAATGAAATATACAGAGATATAAATTCTAACAAGAAAGATATAAGCCACATTGATATATTAGTGTGTTGGAATGTTGATTTTGATAATAAAGAAAAGTTGCAGAAAGATAAAGGTGATGTTTTGACTGAAAAGGATGTTACTACTAATGTTTTTTACGGCGTTACACATCAATTAATTGGCTCGGCTCGTCAACAAGCATTACCGATAATTGAACTGAAAAAAATTCTAGAAATCATACTTAATTATCAAGGTAAAATCATCTAA
- a CDS encoding SPOR domain-containing protein, producing the protein MSQLSPVEPLPETTLNQPCSPMVQGVLSCLDVQLEEEIAHYRRKRPIKPAHQGVATKSAVGKKGLDLISVPATESQVQPENPPVKELVTEPPLNQDLLGAETTPLSDEETSNAASVLNGRANVAGEAKLEGKNPPASLGLTNSVARKELPDEYLESSEALLKNLEDDEFVEPTASSSNKLMTPLGIGSLLLLLVGAVTLGYVAMNPATISHLAGNKQSENSSRVAAGGGKNVAGIPNSPNLAEQEFVNLNLETLATVNPRGSAVSRVVPGATKAQVPVNPPAPLPTPTGSSSRLDLPSVLIPPAVQSGILPPQVVQPPVPTTAPKVVTSPKPKAGATGNASATKPTVKKKAENKFLVIMSYGGDRSLAQARKVAPQALVRQLKPGRAIQLSAFPDQKAAQKKVQALQKQGISARVYRL; encoded by the coding sequence ATGAGTCAACTTTCACCTGTTGAGCCATTGCCAGAAACCACTCTGAACCAACCTTGCTCTCCGATGGTACAGGGTGTACTCAGCTGTTTAGATGTGCAGCTAGAGGAAGAAATAGCTCATTATCGCCGTAAACGTCCGATTAAACCAGCGCACCAGGGGGTTGCGACTAAGAGTGCTGTTGGTAAGAAAGGTTTAGATTTGATTTCTGTTCCAGCTACGGAAAGTCAGGTTCAACCTGAAAATCCGCCAGTAAAAGAGTTGGTGACAGAGCCGCCTTTAAATCAAGATTTACTAGGGGCGGAAACAACGCCTTTATCTGATGAGGAAACTAGTAATGCTGCATCTGTTTTAAATGGGAGAGCAAATGTGGCAGGGGAGGCAAAACTAGAGGGGAAAAATCCGCCTGCTAGTTTGGGTTTAACCAATTCTGTGGCGAGAAAAGAGTTGCCTGATGAGTATTTGGAATCTTCGGAAGCGCTGCTGAAAAATCTGGAGGATGATGAGTTTGTTGAGCCAACAGCAAGTTCTAGTAATAAGCTGATGACTCCGTTGGGGATTGGTTCGCTGTTGCTGTTGTTGGTGGGAGCGGTTACTCTGGGTTATGTGGCAATGAATCCGGCTACGATTAGCCATTTGGCTGGGAATAAACAGTCGGAAAATTCTTCGAGAGTGGCGGCTGGTGGTGGCAAAAATGTGGCTGGGATTCCAAATTCGCCTAATCTGGCAGAGCAGGAGTTTGTGAATTTGAATTTGGAAACGCTGGCTACGGTTAATCCTAGAGGTTCTGCTGTGAGTCGGGTGGTGCCGGGAGCGACGAAGGCTCAAGTGCCTGTAAATCCTCCTGCGCCTTTGCCTACTCCGACGGGGAGTTCTTCTAGGCTGGATTTACCTTCGGTGTTGATTCCGCCTGCGGTTCAATCGGGGATTCTTCCTCCACAGGTGGTACAACCTCCTGTTCCGACAACTGCGCCGAAGGTTGTGACTTCTCCGAAGCCGAAGGCGGGTGCTACTGGTAATGCTTCGGCGACTAAGCCTACTGTTAAGAAGAAGGCGGAGAATAAGTTTTTGGTGATTATGTCTTATGGTGGCGATCGCAGTTTAGCTCAAGCTCGCAAGGTTGCACCACAAGCTTTGGTACGCCAACTTAAACCAGGCAGAGCTATTCAATTGTCTGCATTTCCCGATCAAAAAGCTGCACAAAAGAAAGTTCAAGCTTTGCAAAAGCAAGGAATTTCGGCAAGAGTGTATCGGCTTTAG
- a CDS encoding lipid-A-disaccharide synthase — protein MINIMFMQPSDILILSNGPGELATWVRPVVKALRQILGNDRTKIRISLILSPCPNASGKEVEIAQSYPEIDRIQAPKHFFSFLLTGKTVENWDWRKNGVVLFLGGDQFYTVIIGKRLNYRTVIYAEWDARWHQWIDKFAAMSPKIIAKSPQKYVDKITVVGDLMAEAQEDGAMGRWGDGAMGGKVELIGLLPGSKPAKLAQGVPLGLAIAQHIHNLRPTTKFIIFVAQTLDIQTLAKFADPKQNPLIEKLDWASADLVFSPELNQYSLKTKSGLTIELSTQYPAYQLLSQCRLCLTTVGANTAELGALAVPMFVLIPTQQLDAMRSWDGLPGLLANAPVLGSIFAKLINWLVLQNKKLFAWPNIWAKAEIVPELVGKLQPEKVAEMILDYLEHPEKLQEMSDRLRSVRGQSGAADKIAQIVVKELY, from the coding sequence ATGATTAACATAATGTTTATGCAGCCTTCTGATATTTTAATTCTTTCTAATGGCCCCGGAGAATTAGCGACTTGGGTGCGTCCAGTGGTTAAAGCTTTGCGGCAAATCTTGGGAAACGATCGCACAAAAATCCGCATCTCCCTAATTTTATCTCCCTGCCCTAATGCTAGTGGCAAAGAAGTGGAAATTGCCCAATCTTACCCAGAGATCGATCGCATTCAAGCCCCAAAACATTTTTTCTCCTTTCTCTTAACAGGTAAAACCGTTGAAAATTGGGATTGGCGAAAAAATGGCGTAGTTCTCTTTTTAGGTGGCGACCAATTCTACACTGTAATTATTGGCAAACGTTTAAATTATCGAACGGTTATTTATGCCGAATGGGACGCTCGTTGGCATCAATGGATCGACAAATTTGCTGCCATGTCACCCAAAATTATTGCTAAATCTCCCCAAAAATATGTTGATAAAATTACCGTTGTCGGTGATTTAATGGCAGAAGCTCAGGAAGATGGGGCGATGGGGCGATGGGGCGATGGGGCGATGGGGGGAAAAGTAGAATTGATTGGGTTGTTGCCGGGATCGAAACCTGCTAAATTGGCTCAAGGTGTGCCTTTGGGGTTGGCGATCGCCCAACATATCCACAATTTAAGACCTACAACTAAGTTTATCATTTTTGTTGCCCAAACTTTAGACATTCAAACCTTAGCAAAATTTGCCGATCCCAAACAAAATCCACTCATTGAAAAGCTGGATTGGGCAAGTGCCGATTTAGTATTTTCTCCAGAATTAAATCAATATTCGCTCAAAACAAAAAGCGGTTTAACAATAGAATTATCTACTCAATATCCCGCTTACCAATTATTATCACAATGCCGTCTTTGTCTCACAACCGTAGGAGCAAATACAGCAGAATTAGGTGCTTTAGCAGTACCAATGTTTGTCTTAATTCCCACCCAACAATTAGACGCGATGCGAAGTTGGGATGGTTTACCAGGTTTATTAGCAAATGCCCCGGTTTTAGGTTCAATTTTTGCTAAATTAATTAACTGGTTAGTCTTGCAAAATAAAAAATTGTTTGCTTGGCCGAATATTTGGGCAAAAGCCGAAATTGTCCCAGAATTAGTAGGGAAATTGCAACCTGAAAAAGTTGCTGAAATGATTTTAGACTATTTGGAACATCCAGAAAAATTGCAAGAAATGAGCGATCGTCTCCGTTCTGTCCGAGGTCAGTCAGGCGCAGCCGACAAAATCGCCCAAATAGTAGTAAAAGAACTTTACTAA